Genomic DNA from Marinobacter sp. MDS2:
TGGTGCTTCAATGAAGAAACCGTTGCCAGAGCAATTGCCAACTGCCACATCCCCACCGTCAGCGCCGTTGGTCACGAAGTCGATGTCACCATTGCTGATTTTGTCGCCGATTTGCGTGCCCCCACTCCTTCAGCGGCAGCAGAAAAGGTCTCTCCCGACCAACAAGACTGGCTGCGCCGCCTGAACGAGCAACAGGTCCGATTGGGGCACTCGGCCCAACGCTTGTTCAAACGGCTGGAGAACCAGCTCGGTCATCTCGGTGCGCGCCTGAGAGACCCGCGCCGCGAATTGCAGGATAAAGCTCAACGCATGGACGAACTCGACATGCGCCTGAATCATGCAATGCGTCAGAAGATCGAACAGCAATCGCTTAAAACCCATCATCTGACTCTGAGGCTGGAAACCCAGTCTCCGCGAAAGATGATCACCAGCACGGCCGAACAGGTCGGCAAACTGAACGATCGCATGCAAGCGGCCATTCAACATAACCTGAGGCAGCAGCAAGACAAGCTTCACTTGCAGGCACAGACTCTCAATGTTGTCAGCCCCCTTGCTACGCTCGGGCGCGGCTATTCCATCGTCAAGAATGCGACAGGCGATATAGTGCGGAATACCAGCCAGCTCTCAAAAGGCGATACCATTCGCGCCCAATTCGGTCAGGGGCACATTTCCGCGACCGTTACAGAGGTAGAGCCTCAGTAAACCAAGCGCTCTCTTGACTCACTACGCCTATTGTCTACTAGCTCACCCCTGCAAAACTCCTACAGTTGACGGAACCAAACATAAAATAAAAACCACTCAACTGAGGTGGAGCATATGAGCTACAACTCCGCATTTCGCCGTTCCATCGATCAGCGTGACGATTTCTGGCGCGAACAAGCGCAACACATTGACTGGAATTCGGCGCCCAACACCATCTGGCAGCCACTCGAAAACGGTCACGGGGAATGGTTCGCTGACGGCACCCTGAATACCAGCGATGTCGCTCTGGACGCCAACATCCGCGAGGGCCGGGGCGATCAGGCCGCCCTTATTTACGACTCACCCGTTACCAACACCCAGCAAACATACACCTACAACCAACTCCGGGACGAAGTCGCACTGTTCGCCGGCGCCCTGCAAAACCAAGGCATAGAAAAAGGCGATCGGGTGATTATTTATATGCCCATGATCCCGCAAGCCGCCATTGCCATGCTGGCTTGTGCACGCCTGGGAGCGATCCACTCGGTTGTATTCGGAGGCTTTGCCGCCCACGAGCTGGCCGTGCGAATTGACGATGCCACGCCCAAGGCACTGATCACCGCCTCTTGCGGCATCGAAGTCAACACTGTGATTGAATACAAACCTCTGGTCGACAAAGCCATCGAGCAGTCGAGCCACAAGCCAGACCTTTGCGTGGTGTACCAGCGCCCTCAAGCTAAAGCCACAATGCAGGCCGAGCGTGACCGGGACTGGAACGAACTGTGCGCAAACGCCACCCCGGCAGAACCGGTGCCCGTAAACGCGACTGATCCGCTGTACATCCTTTACACCTCCGGCACCACGGGCAAACCCAAAGGCGTGGTCCGGGACAACGGCGGCCATGCTGTTGCCCTCAAGTACAGTATGGGCCTGGTATATGACGCCAAACCCGGCGATGTCTACTGGGCAGCCTCGGATGTCGGCTGGGTCGTCGGCCACAGCTACATTGTTTATGGCCCGCTGTTTGCCGGCTGCACCACGATATTGTACGAAGGCAAACCCATTAAAACCCCTGATGCCGGCGCCTTCTGGCGCGTCATTCAAGACCACAAAGTTGATATCCTGTTCACTGCGCCGACCGCTTTCCGAGCTGTTCGTAAGGAAGATCCCGAGGCGACGCAATTGGCGAAATACGACACCTCGTCTTTGAAACGCATCTATCTGGCCGGTGAACGCCTGGACCCACCGACCTACGAATGGCTGAAAGAAAACACTCACTTGCCGATCCTCGACCACTGGTGGCAGACCGAAACCGGCTGGGCGATCTGCTGCAACCCGGCAGGCATCGAGATGATGGCCACCAAACCCGGATCTTCCACCGTGCCATCACCCGGCTTTGATGTTCGGGTGGTCAACATGGACGGCTCGTCCGTACCAGACGGCGAACAGGGCCAGATTGCCGTCAAACTCCCATTACCCCCCGGCTGCCTGATGACGGTTTGGGGCGACGACGAACGCTTCCTGAACAGCTATCTGCGACCGATTCCTGGCTATTACAGTTCAGGCGATGGCGGGTACGTAGACGAGGATGGGTACGTCTTCATCATGGGCAGAACCGATGACGTCATCAACGTGGCCGGCCACCGCCTTTCAACCGGGGAGATGGAAGAAGTGGTTGCGTCCCACCCAGCCATCGCAGAATGCTGCGTGGTAGGTACACACGACGACCTGAAAGGCCAGTTACCCATTGGACTGGTACTGATTAAAGATGGAGCGACGATCGACCCGGACGAACTGGAAGAAGAACTGATCGAGATGGTTCGGGAAAAGATTGGCGCCATCGCCTGTTTCCGGCGGGCCATCGTCGTTGATCGTCTCCCCAAAACCCGATCCGGCAAGATTCTTCGACGGGTCATTCGCCAGATCGCCGATCAGGAAGAGTACAGCGTGCCAAGCACCATTGACGATCCCGCTATTTTGGAAGAGATCAGCGCAGCACTCCGGCGCTGACCAACAGAAGCACCTTCTCTAAGACGATTCGAGGCCGCTCCATTTCGGGGCCGGCCTTCACTCGACCAATGGATACAAGCAACTGTTTTTAATGCAAAAAAAATTTTAAAAATCGATATCTAAAAAATTGACGGACCGAAAAGTCGGTCTATACTGAAATTGCTGTGTAATTCTGCAGCGGTATTTGGCGAATGTGCACCAACGTCCTGCCCCGGCTTTTCGTTGCCCCTTTCATCAGAACGCCCCGAATTATTCAGCATGTATGGTCCCGTGAGGGCAAACCTTTTAGTAAGTACAGGAAAGATCAATGTCTGATACAAAAACTGGCCAGGTCAAATGGTTCAACGAAGCGAAAGGCTTTGGCTTTATTGAGCAGGAAGGCGGCAGTGACGTTTTCGTTCACTACAGTGCAATCAACTCAGGTGGCTTCCGCACTCTGGCTGAAGGCCAGCAGGTGCAGTTCACCGTTACTCAGGGCCCGAAAGGCCCGCAGGCAGAGAACGTAACGCCGCTATAATCAGGCTTATGTTGATTGCCTGATGCCCCTCACGGGCAGACGGAACAAAACAGCCGGCATTCGTGCCGGCTGTTTTGGTTTCGCTACAAGCTAACAAGCGAGCGTCAGGCCGAAACAGATTCGCGACTATCCGCTCCTTCCGGCATCTGTTCGCCAACTTCCTGGGCAACAGCTGAGAACAAGGCCTGCAAGGTCGCAGAGGTCGTATCTTCAGCCAGTGCAGCTGCACTGCAAAGCTTACCGTTGGCATTCAAACGAATACACGCCAGCGCATTAGCCTTGGTCCCCTCACCCAACGCAAACTCATCGTAAGCCTCAACCGCAATGGAAACACCAAAACGGCGGGTCAACGCATCCGACACAGCTTCGACTGCACCCAAACCGCGACCTTCCAGACTAACTGGCGATTCATCTGCCCCCACCACCACATCGGCGCGTACACCTTCCTCGTCGCGGTGCAAGTTATAGGTTCGCAGCGCCCAATCTTTCGCCACCTTCAGATACCGCTCTTCAAACAAATGGTGAATGGTGTGTGAATCGATCTCACCTCCGTTGGTTTCAGCTTCGGATTGAACCACTTTACTGAACTCGATCTGCAGCCAGCGAGGCAAACTGATGTCGTAGTCACGCTCGAGCACGTATGCCACGCCCCCTTTGCCAGATTGGCTGTTAATTCGCACCACCTCTTCATAACGCCGGCCCAGATCTGAAGGATCGATTGGCAAGTAGGCAACATTCCAGACATCCCCGTCCTTGCGGCGCGCCAAACATTTCCGGATTGCGTCCTGATGGCTGCCGGAAAACGCAGTAAAGACCAACTCGCCGGCGTAGGGATGACGCGGATGAGTGGATATCTCCGTGCAGGCTTCCACCACTTCGGTGATCTCTGCCATGCCCGACAAATCCAACTGAGGATCGACACCCTGCGAGTACAAGTTCATGGCCATAGTGACCAAATCCATATTGCCCGTACGTTCGCCGTTACCCATCAAGGTACCCTCAACCCGATCCGCACCAGCCATCACAGCCAATTCGGCGGCCGCCACGCCGCAGCCGCGATCGTTATGGGTATGAACGCTGATGCTCAACGAATCCCGGTATTGAATGTTTTCGCCAATCCACTCGATCTGGTCAGCGAATACGTTCGGCGTTGACATTTCAACGGTTGCAGGCAAATTGATAATCACCGGCTGCCCCTGATCTGGGCGCCAAACGCCTGTCACCGCATCAATTACGTCCTTGGCAAAATCCAGCTCCGTACCGGTAAAGCTCTCGGGAGAATACTGGAAGGTCCACTCGGTATCGGGATAACGGCCGGCAAACTCCTTCACCAGCGTCGCGCCGTTGCGGGCAATGTCGCAGATTCCCTCACGGTCGAGCCCGAACACCTGTTCACGCTGCACCGTAGAGGTAGAGTTGTAGACGTGCACAATCGCTTTCTTAGCGCCTTCCAAAGCCTCGTAGGTGCGCTCGATCAGCTCGGCGCGCGCCTGCGTCAACACCTGAATAGTGACATCGTCCGGAATCCGGTTCTCTTCAATCAGCTTCCGGCAAAAATCAAAGTCTGGCTGACTCGCGGCTGGAAAGCCTATTTCAATTTCCTTGAAACCCAGCTTAACCAGCAAATCAAACAAGCGCTGCTTTTGGGCAACGGACATCGGCTTGATCAATGACTGGTTACCATCCCGCAGATCCACCGCACACCAGGTTGGCGCCTTTTCAATAATCTGGTCCGGCCAACGGCGATCTTTCTTGGCAACGGGTTTGAAGGGTGCGTATTTCCGATGATCAAAAGCCATGTCTGACAATTCCTTTCACTGATCGAAGAGATAACGCCAGTGTAACCAATTTAACGCGCCATCCGATTGCGAATTTTAGCCGAAAATAGAAAAACTATGGCACAATATTGCCCAACCAAACTAAGCGATGACACATTATGCCGGGCAATGACAAAGCGTTAGTAAAAATAGACAAAACTGATCGAAAAATTCTCGAACAGTTGCAGAATGATGGCTCCCTCACCAACCAGCAGCTCGCCGAAAAGGTCGGTTTGTCGCCCTCCCCGTGCCTGCGCCGGGTTCGGTCACTGGAAGATTCGGGCATCATTGTCAGAACCGCCACCATTCTTGACCACAAGAAACTGGGACTGGCCCTGACCGCCGTCATACTGATAGGGATGGACCGGCACACCCCGGAGCGGTTCGCAGATTTCGAAGAACAGATCGCCAACTACCCAGAAGTGCAGGAATGCTATCTGATTACCGGGCAAAGCGCAGATTACATGCTAAAGGTAGTGGTGCCCGATATGGATCACTATCACCAATTTCTGCTGAACCGTATCACCCGCATTCCCGGTGTCAGCGGAGTGCACTCAAGCTTTGTGTTACGAAGAGTCATCGACAGCACCGCCCTGCCTCTGGGCTATTTGTCCTGACGAATCAACTCCATCAGATAGGCGCGTGCCATGCATTTAAGCTCGTTTGCCAGCAAGGTACCCTGAGATTCCGGTAAGGTAGCAGCCAGCCGCAGAATCGAACCAGCAGAACGTGGTAACAACAAGCTCGCGGTCCATCGACGTTCTTCGGGTATACCCGGAAACTCTTCTTTGAGCCGTGCATCGAAATCCCGAGCGTTACTGTATAGCTCCCGCAAATCCAGTTCCCGCAGTTCCGGCATCGATTCGACACCACTCCAGATGGCCGTATAAGCCGGCTCCGTCCGATAAAACTCGTAAAACAAGTCAATCAGCACGTCCACGGCTTCAGACAACCCGACTTCCAGCAGACGTTCCCGCAGCGCGCTTTCCATTTTTTCGACATGCCCTTCAGCGAGCGCATGAACTATGGCCGCTTTGTTCGGAAAGTAACGATACAGCGAGGCCAGCGACATACCCGATTGCCGGGCAATGGCCGACATACTGGTGCCATCTACGCCATTCTCGTGAAAGATCTCGGCCGCGTGGCGGAGAATGCTGTCCACGCGCTCCCGGCTACGTGCCTGAACCGGCTTCCGGCGCGGTGCTACATTTATAGATTCATCTGTCATCATCTGTACCTTATGGGGCAGGCTCCGTACAATAACGCTCACTTTAAGACAATGAAAGGCAGTTTCGGGCCAGTACCACTGCCAATTAGTCCAATCCCCACTTTTCGAAAAAGCGGAAGACACGATGCGAGCGAGCCGTTATTTGATTGCCACCCAAAAAGAGACCCCTGCTGACGCGGAAATCATCAGCCACCAGCTGATGTTGCGCGCAGGCATGATCCGTAAATTGGCCGCCGGCCTCTATTCCTGGCTACCACTTGGCCTGCGAACCCTGCGCAAAGTAGAACGGATTGTACGTGAAGAAATGGACAAAAGTGGAGCCCAGGAGGTCCTGATGCCCGCTGTCCAGCCGGCAGAGCTATGGCAAGAATCCGGCCGCTGGGAGCAATACGGTGGCGAGTTGCTTCGCCTGCACGACCGTCACGGCCGCGATTTCTGCGTGGGCCCGACTCACGAAGAAGTGATCACCGACCTGGTGCGCAACGAGCTCAAAAGCTACAAAGAACTGCCCGCGAACTTCTACCAGATCCAAACCAAATTCCGTGACGAGCGCCGGCCACGATTCGGCGTGATGCGTGCCCGCGAATTCATCATGAAGGACGCCTACTCATTCCACATTAACGCGGCATCGCTGGATGACACCTACCAGCTCATGCATCGGACCTACTGCAACATTTTTGATCGCCTGGGCCTGGATTACCGCCCGGTACAAGCGGATTCCGGTTCCATTGGCGGCAGCAGTTCCCACGAGTTCCACGTACTGGCCTCTTCCGGTGAAGACGCCATCGTATTCAGCACGGGCGGTGATTACGCAGCCAACATCGAGAAGGCAGAAGCGGTTGCTCCGGCTGGCGCCCGTCCTGCGGCTTCCGAAGACATGAATGAGGTACACACCCCGGATCAGA
This window encodes:
- a CDS encoding TetR/AcrR family transcriptional regulator, whose product is MTDESINVAPRRKPVQARSRERVDSILRHAAEIFHENGVDGTSMSAIARQSGMSLASLYRYFPNKAAIVHALAEGHVEKMESALRERLLEVGLSEAVDVLIDLFYEFYRTEPAYTAIWSGVESMPELRELDLRELYSNARDFDARLKEEFPGIPEERRWTASLLLPRSAGSILRLAATLPESQGTLLANELKCMARAYLMELIRQDK
- a CDS encoding cold-shock protein; this translates as MSDTKTGQVKWFNEAKGFGFIEQEGGSDVFVHYSAINSGGFRTLAEGQQVQFTVTQGPKGPQAENVTPL
- a CDS encoding Lrp/AsnC family transcriptional regulator, yielding MPGNDKALVKIDKTDRKILEQLQNDGSLTNQQLAEKVGLSPSPCLRRVRSLEDSGIIVRTATILDHKKLGLALTAVILIGMDRHTPERFADFEEQIANYPEVQECYLITGQSADYMLKVVVPDMDHYHQFLLNRITRIPGVSGVHSSFVLRRVIDSTALPLGYLS
- the leuA gene encoding 2-isopropylmalate synthase, which translates into the protein MAFDHRKYAPFKPVAKKDRRWPDQIIEKAPTWCAVDLRDGNQSLIKPMSVAQKQRLFDLLVKLGFKEIEIGFPAASQPDFDFCRKLIEENRIPDDVTIQVLTQARAELIERTYEALEGAKKAIVHVYNSTSTVQREQVFGLDREGICDIARNGATLVKEFAGRYPDTEWTFQYSPESFTGTELDFAKDVIDAVTGVWRPDQGQPVIINLPATVEMSTPNVFADQIEWIGENIQYRDSLSISVHTHNDRGCGVAAAELAVMAGADRVEGTLMGNGERTGNMDLVTMAMNLYSQGVDPQLDLSGMAEITEVVEACTEISTHPRHPYAGELVFTAFSGSHQDAIRKCLARRKDGDVWNVAYLPIDPSDLGRRYEEVVRINSQSGKGGVAYVLERDYDISLPRWLQIEFSKVVQSEAETNGGEIDSHTIHHLFEERYLKVAKDWALRTYNLHRDEEGVRADVVVGADESPVSLEGRGLGAVEAVSDALTRRFGVSIAVEAYDEFALGEGTKANALACIRLNANGKLCSAAALAEDTTSATLQALFSAVAQEVGEQMPEGADSRESVSA
- a CDS encoding propionyl-CoA synthetase, with amino-acid sequence MSYNSAFRRSIDQRDDFWREQAQHIDWNSAPNTIWQPLENGHGEWFADGTLNTSDVALDANIREGRGDQAALIYDSPVTNTQQTYTYNQLRDEVALFAGALQNQGIEKGDRVIIYMPMIPQAAIAMLACARLGAIHSVVFGGFAAHELAVRIDDATPKALITASCGIEVNTVIEYKPLVDKAIEQSSHKPDLCVVYQRPQAKATMQAERDRDWNELCANATPAEPVPVNATDPLYILYTSGTTGKPKGVVRDNGGHAVALKYSMGLVYDAKPGDVYWAASDVGWVVGHSYIVYGPLFAGCTTILYEGKPIKTPDAGAFWRVIQDHKVDILFTAPTAFRAVRKEDPEATQLAKYDTSSLKRIYLAGERLDPPTYEWLKENTHLPILDHWWQTETGWAICCNPAGIEMMATKPGSSTVPSPGFDVRVVNMDGSSVPDGEQGQIAVKLPLPPGCLMTVWGDDERFLNSYLRPIPGYYSSGDGGYVDEDGYVFIMGRTDDVINVAGHRLSTGEMEEVVASHPAIAECCVVGTHDDLKGQLPIGLVLIKDGATIDPDELEEELIEMVREKIGAIACFRRAIVVDRLPKTRSGKILRRVIRQIADQEEYSVPSTIDDPAILEEISAALRR
- the xseA gene encoding exodeoxyribonuclease VII large subunit — translated: MTPAYPDTRPHALSVSELNRQARRLLETSFMQVWVEGEISGLSRPSSGHWYFSLKDQKCQIRCAMFRGANQHIRTLPREGDQIRIRGKVTLYENRGDFQIIVEHMEPAGLGALQQAFEALKAKLQAEGLFDPTRKQRLPVTPKHIGVVTSPTGAAIHDILTVLARRCPAIPVTIYPTAVQGKAATSEIVNAIERARQHNAADVLIIGRGGGSLEDLWCFNEETVARAIANCHIPTVSAVGHEVDVTIADFVADLRAPTPSAAAEKVSPDQQDWLRRLNEQQVRLGHSAQRLFKRLENQLGHLGARLRDPRRELQDKAQRMDELDMRLNHAMRQKIEQQSLKTHHLTLRLETQSPRKMITSTAEQVGKLNDRMQAAIQHNLRQQQDKLHLQAQTLNVVSPLATLGRGYSIVKNATGDIVRNTSQLSKGDTIRAQFGQGHISATVTEVEPQ